Genomic segment of Andrena cerasifolii isolate SP2316 chromosome 7, iyAndCera1_principal, whole genome shotgun sequence:
TAACGCGTCGCTACCTAAGGTTCCTAACAAGTGCGTTGATCCTTTCGATTTTTTCGCACAGCACTTGCCTCTCAGAATCTAGAGCTGTCCTAGCGGATAAGAGTTCGTACATCCTCCGTTCTAGCTGCATAGTCTCGGAACGCAAGTTGTTCGAGTGTGCCACCAGTTTTGATGTTTCGCTGGTCAGAACTTTCTTCTCCAATGCTTTATCTGCAATCACAAGCGATAGGGGGATTATCAGAGTATGAAAATGGACCGAGGCGACAGCTCATCGACACGCGCGCCGTCGGACGTACCTTTGGAATACTCTCTATACGCGAGCATCATTTCCTCGATTCCGGTCCACTTgggtctttccttctttccgccGATGTTCTCGTCGCCGTTGTCATCAACGATTTTAACGTCTACGACTTTACAGTGCTGTTTCATGCCGTTCTCGCCAGGCATAGGTAAAGCTGGATAACACATCGAGACGATGTTGGGAACCAAAGGTGGCAGAGGCGGTGGCCGTTCCGGGACGTGCTTCACTTTCACTCTGTCCAACAGCCTCATCTTTTGCGGTGGTTTCGGTAACGGTGGCGGATTCTTCGAGTAAACCTTGGCGATCCGTTCGCAGTACGCAGTCACGGAGTTGGTGCTCTTCCGTTTCCTACGGTCTTGCAGAACGTACTGCCACGTTACCTCTGCCTCTGTAATTCCAACACGTACAACGTTCGTTTaatttcgtgaaaatcgaggACCGACGTGCACCCTCGTCGGGAGATGGAAATTAAACGATACTTGCCGTCTCTTCTGCTCGGAGGCATTACATCGAGGCCTATTGTCTTGAGGAAGCCAACCTTCGGCTGAAAATCTGGCGCATGCAGCAACACGTCTGGGTGCTCGCGTGGAATTGGTAATACAGAGTCGATTACCGGTTCTGGTTCCATCGGCATATCCGGCGGATCAGGATTTAACTTGTACCTCTTCTCCACTTTGCAAAGCTCCATTTCTGTAACGCGCGGAACATGCGATTATCGGAAATGGTACGGGACAGTAAGTAAGTCGGGGGAAACGTAGCAACGTGGATGCATGCATGTGTTATCCTTACCGTTTCTCATGCTTAAAGTAGTCAAGCCGAACATAGCGAGGAAAGCCAACTTCTTCTCGGAATACTGTAACTTGGCCGGTGGACCTTTAGTGATCCAGAGATCCACGTCCTTGagttcgtcgtcgccctcggaGTCGGAACTACACGCGATGCTCGCATTCCTCTCCCGCTTCCGTTTTCTCCTTCTCTCGGCTAGATCTAACGAGGACGTCAACTCTTTCGGATTCTCAGGTACAAGGAAAGACTTGTCGTTGGTAATATCCGGTTTGACTAGAGCCTTGCTCAGGTCAGGCACGTTTAACACCGCCGGTTCGCACTTCACGGAAATCTCAGTCAAATTATTGCACTTGTCGGTGAAACAAAATGCGGTCTTCAGCTCGTTGGAGAAATTCAACAGCTTCTCTTGGTATTTTGGTATCTGCAGGAGAACGTTAGAGACGTTCTGACAGGTACGCAAAACCTCCTCGGACTTGATGCTCTGCATCAACTGAGTCGTGTCTATGGGCTTCTGCGCGATATCGTTTATACTGAACTTAAAACTCGGTTGAAACGATAATGTGGACAAAACGTTATTCTGCTCGTTCTGCGTCTTAGGGTCTACTTCGGGTTTCGTCTCCTTCTCGGCGAGATTATAATTTACAGGCTGAAAGGCGGGCGGCGCTTTTGCTTGCTCGTAGCTCAGATGGCCTGTCGCCGATTTCTCTTGAATCGAGTTCTTCCCTAGATGATTCTGattcgccgccgccgccgcctgcTTCGTATGATTCGGAAGCTCCATTTTCTCGATGCACGAATTAAGTTTACCAACGTCTTTGGTCACGGCCGCGTCCGTGCTACTCTTGTGCTGCGAATTCGCATGATTCGCAACCTTGTTCCCGTTACCTGCTACGAGATTGCCACCGTTGTAGCTGGCGTTTCCCGTTGCTTTCTCCCCAGAGACGCAATTCACCGCCACTGACTGCGGGGGATTCTCGCTCCTCTGGGACGCTATCGCTGCCGTCTGATTCGATTCGCTGGCGTGATGCGAGCTCTGCTGTTTGCTGCAATTCGAGTTGGTCGCGTTCGTGCCGTTTCCGCCACCGCTACCACTACCACCACCGCTGATAGTGGTTAACGTCGGGACGTTGATCTTCGTTTGGGAATGATGTTGATGAGGGGTCGAGGAAGAGAAGTGTGGTGGTTTATACAAGCCAGGTACATGTGAGACAGGTATATGCGGGTGGTGAAACTGCTGCGGCGGCGGGTATGGGATCGGCTGCGACAACGATTGATGAAGACTCATGGTCTTGCTGCTATCCACTGTAGTGTTATCGGGCATCATTTGACCGACGATAGTTTGAGACGTGGACGTCGTAGCGGGCGACTTGATCGGCGATTCTGGATGGCCAAGCTGATTCGTTATACTGTGATTATGGCTGTTGACAATCGGCCTTTGTTGAGATTTCGACGAGGAACGAAAGGAATCTTCGAACGGTCGCACGAAAGCTGGCTGCGTCGTCGCTGGCGTACTCGCCGCTGTACTCGTGCTCATCGCCGTTGTCGTGGTCGTGATCGTGGTCGAAGCGACCGCCGCCGTGCTCGGCGCAACGGTCATTACATCTTTGTTTCTCGACGTATGAACGCCGTGAGCCAACGGCGGCGATTTGTGGATCAAGTTCATGTGGTTAAGTACCCCACTGCTCATAGTTGAAGGAACGGCGTTAGGTGCGGTTAGAGTGTGTGTCGCGTGCGTGGTTATCGTACCGCTGCTGGACGAACAGCAGCTGGTCGTTGGTGTAGCAGCCGCGTTGCAGTTACGCTGCtgatgctgctgttgctgctgcgacGGTGGTAATTGCGATGACTGTTGCATTTGTTGTTGCGGTTGCGGTGGTGGTTGCTGATGGTATATGGAGGTTGTAACTGTTGTCGCGCTgctcattatcgtagctgtatgCTGACTAGAATGAATAGTAGTGGAGGGAACGGGGGGTAAATGGAGAGAAGGTATAGAAATGATAGGCGCCAGAGGCATAGTTAAGGGTGGAGGTGGTGGAGGCGGTCCTATTACGGCCGGCGTTAAGGATGACATAGAGGCTATAGAGGGTATAGGCGGCGGGCCGATAGGCGCGGAGCTTATAGCTGGCGGAGGTCCAAGGTTCAGAGGGGGCAAAGTAGATGCCAAAGGAGGCGGCATGGCGGCAGAGCTCACGGGACAGATAGAAGCCGAGCCCAAGGACGGCGGTGGTCCAATGGGAGCTGCTGGGTTCGGAAACGCTGGCAAACGAGAGTGGTAGATGTTCGCTGTTGCCGCTGAGTCGGATGTTGCTGCTGGTTGTGGCGGTGGTGCAGGTGCTGGTGCAGAGGGTGGAGCAGAGGATTGCTCTTCCTTTCTGGACTGGTGGTGATTGTTGCTGCCAGATCCACCGCTATTGTTACCGTTGTTGCTAATTGTTGCGTTGCTGTTGTTGGCAGTGCCGCTACCGCTTCCGCTTCCACTTGGCCGATCTCTGTTCTCgcgctctcgctctcgctcccgCTCCCTGTCTCGCTCCCGTTCTCGCTCCCGCTCCCGCTCCCGGTCGCTATGCATCTGAGCCGCTATGGTCGGCTTCCTAGCTGGAACAAATCCCGAACACAGTGCTTGGTAATCTTTCACTGATCTACTGCTATCGGCTTATTTAGTAGAGAAAACGAACTCGGCACTTTTCATCTAGCTACAAGTTACGTCGCGCCTCGTTTCAAACTTTCGGCTGTTACTCTCTGTTAGGTTCGTGCGCGAGGAGAAGCGTTAAATCCACTGTTTATAATCGATCTAGTGCGTGTCGCATACGCTGCAGATATTTTACGAGAAACGGTATTCGCAGTATCGGCATTCAGGTATCGGGCAGCTACGATCGCGACGAAGATGTCTTGTACGATCGGGCTCCTTGTAAAACACTTCAAACAGAATGCGCAAAAACATTGCAATCTATCGAGGCAACGGTCGTTCGTCTACTTCAACTTACCTGATGACGCACGAATGATCCGCACGCATAATACTGTCCTTATCGGAAATAGCTTAATGTATGCACTTCCAAGTATTGGGGATGATTGCCGTTAGAATTCCAATGAAACCGGACACCGTATAAGtcgaataaaagaaatttcgCTAACTATAGGGACGCTCGCAGCTAAAATTCTCAATGTATCGCACGGTACAGAATGTCGGTGATGCTTTTTCAAGGGCAGTAATTTACCGAATCTTCCCCAAAACTGTTTCAGAAAATGAATCGAGGGTCAAGAATTCCAAGTCAATCAGAATTTTgatcacgttttttttttgcaatgtttATTTTCAATTATAGTCCAAATATACATGTTTacataataaattatataaaaacggTATAATTTTGATAAAAGAACATGTTTGACAAAGTTATATACATCGGTGGATTCAGTCAATAATGGGTGAATTACGATCACTATAATTAAGAGAAATTATTCTGACATTTAGCGTTTAATTGGAAATTTCTAAAACAGTTGCGGGAACTAACGCAAGAGTGCACTGGGCCTGGGAGAAGGACATTAAAGTTTATAGTCGTACCGATTTACATACTACCCATTTGCGTGGTGGTGTTATCACGGttctataaaaaacattttcttttaagtaaaaaacaacaaacaacaacaacaacagcagcaacaagaagaagacgaagaagaagacggGAATGGGATGATACCGATAAAAGCAACAGGGGCCGAGAAAATAGAAAGGAGTACATATACCAGCGACTGACTACCACCGAATGCCACTTTTTAAACTGTAATACACGCGTTAACATACGGTAGGCGCGTGTACGGAACGGTTGCAAACACAAATTTGCCTTACCACAGGAAAGAAAAAGGAGCTGATTTACAACGAAGGAAGTCTGAGAAGTTgacaggaaaaaaaaagaagttttttGTTGTACAACGACGTAACACCGTCCTTCGAATGGGAATATCGATTGTAACAAGGACGAAAATAACTTTCTGCATACAAATGTGCACTCTCATGTTGAAGTTTCGCCGTTAAAGAGATTACTAGCTACAAAACGATTAACTATGTAACGGACATTGTCATTGTACATGAATAAGAGGTTTCATTCCAACActacaaaaattatttggaaCACATATGCCTCGAATACGATATAAATGGATAGACAGACGAAGAGACGGACAGACAGGCAGACGGCCGACCGAAGGCCGACTTACTCTTCCGACATGATCAGAGAATAGCCGTTAGCTGCCGATAAGTCTGACTTCGGTCTAACAGGTCTGAACGAAATCATTGGCTAAATCGGCGAAATCGGGCCTCGAACGAGTACGATTGCATCTAATTCCGGTTCCGATGGATCCTAGCCAACCTAGGATATAAACAATATTTCTTTCACCCTTTCGTCAGCCTCTCGACTACAAAGCGTCCGCGGACGAGTCCGTGAAGGGTGAAGACCGTGTGTTACGCGTGGCCAACGGTACTGCCTGGAGTGTTGAAACAGAAAGCCGGAGGACAAACGTAAAATTGAACTCGATCGTCGAGCTGTGCGCGGTGGTTACCTAGAAAATATCGATCCTACCTCCATAAGAAACGATTAACTATGACTATAACTTTGATTATATCTAGATTAAAATTAGAAGCGTAGTATGTTCTTTTGTTGTCGATCTCATTCACAGTCAGGTATTATTCTACAACGACTTCTCCTCGCTTGGATCGCCGCGCGCCGGTCCATCCCTACGGATCAACTATCGGTCGCAGTACAGATTATTCGAGGGTAGCGTTACCAACGACCACTGTCGCCGCGGCTTCGATCGCTTGGCACCGATTGTAACACTAGAACCGAGAACAAGACGAAAGATTCCCCTGGGAAAGAAAGTGCTCTGCAACGAACGACTGAACGAAAGGTAGGAGCAAGTGAATACTGCGAATGATGCCGCGTGCGCGCGTTACCGTCCGAGGAAgaagaaaggggggggggggaggaaaaagGGCGAAAAGGGTGAAAAGGGGGAGAGGATGCTGGGTGCCTCGTGTCTCGCGTCGGATGACGGCCAGCCGAGCGCCTGGACGTGGAGGACGCGTATCGTCTGATGCGCTCGCAGAGGAGAAAAGAGAGGGTTATTCTGACGCGCGGGAGGCGAACGGCGGGACAAAAGTCTCGCTTGATCGCTCTCGTAATCGATGCTTTCTTTTTAACGAAAGGCAGTGGGGGGTGGAGCGACTCGCTCACCTGCAGTATCGGCGGATGCAGGTGCAGGCGCGGGTACCGGGGCGGCAGGAGCAGAATTTCGTGCGGCTCTTCTCCTCTCCTCCTCGTCCCGCAATGCAGCCTGTTCCCGTGCTTGCCTTATCCGATGCTCCTCCTCCAGTTTCAGCCTGAAACGAGAATCATGTCGCCGTTTACAAATGAGGATCGTTCACggatcggtcgatcggtcgagcGCTTTCACTTACCGCTCGTGCATCACGGGAGACATGAGTCCGAGGGACGCGGGCGGTAGCATGTCCGGGCTATATCTTAACCCGTACAGGGGGTACGAGGGTAGCCCGGGAAATAACGGCGGTCTCAGCATTCCACACCGTTCCAAATACAACTGTTCCTCTAATCTGCGCATCCAGAATAAAAGTGTCCCGTTAACTCTCGTCATTAGCAAAGCATACTCCGACCGTAAGCGTGCTACGTACGTAACACGGCAAACGGGCGTTATTACGGGCAACCTTTACTGCGTCGGATCGCGATACACAGCGATAGAACGCGACAGTTTAGAATCTGACCAACCTATAAGCGTGTTGAAGGTGTGGCGGTGGGTAGAGACCGGGGTGATAGGGACTGTAGGCCGCAGGATCCAAGGCAAAGGCCGGCGGAGCATGGGCCGGATGGTGCTCGGGCCGGTACGGCTGAAAGCCAGAACGGGCCAGCAGCTCGGAAGCTGCCGCCGTTACGCTGTGCTTGCTGGTATCCGCGGCTCTGGCAGTCGTGTACAGGGAGGGAATCTCTTCGGGTCTTCTTTCGTGAGTAGACCGTTCctaaaatacaacaaatatccCGTGTCCGTTAGTCCTTGCCCTTCCCTCAGCTCCCTTGTTCCCTTCGGTAGGCTCCCCCTCCCGACTTTCTACAATTCCTCCGATTCACGCGACCGACTCGCGCGCAGGGCAATTCAATTCGAGAGAGCCGAGAGGAATTTAGCGAGGTGTCCGATAATTAGTGAAAACAGGGGGACGACTCTCTCGGCTAGTCGGGCGACGGGCAGTAGGGTATAGGGCCCATGTACCGGACATTTAGTGACGGCATgaaaaagttatttaagaatttcaacataaGTTTTCATAATTCGGGGAATTTTTTGCACTGGAATGATTATTAAGCATTTCCGTAAATTCAGGactttttgatttaaataaataattaaatattaaagagatattggtaaaaatgtaaaacaaaattttgtcgtaATTATCGGACACGCTTAAAGTCTGAGAACTATTTACCGTGCCCGGGCTACCGGACACTGTCTAGATGCATTATCCACTTAACTAAAACATCTTCGTGAGATTCTGATCCTGGTTTTTTgtcgttttattttttcataattttgacgCGTAACGTGCTCCTTGGAATGCCAAACAGTATGCTGGCTGCATTTACCGAAGATCGATGGGAGGTTATAAACCTCTAATGCTTTGTTATTCGAATCTTTACTGTattcttttcttataattttactcATATTCAGATCCgccaaacaaaattttaaatgttaaaaattctctTAAATGCTCACGAATATTGTTACCTTAATGTAAACATCTACGTCGAGTCAACACGAATAATATTGACGCAGTCCCCGgattcgctttaattttttcgaataatattaaatcacctccatatgcattttttattaatatttaaactcAGTACTATCACTACATAATCATTTTTGTACATTACatcaattgaattattattatcatctcgACTCTTAAATGTAAGTGATGCTTAGCCATTTCGATAATGGAAACAGTCAAATGCCGATAATTGCTAGAATGAGAATTCCTATTCATTTTTTACACGTTCAACCTACATTAATTACAAAAACCTTCGTTTATTTAGaaaactataatttcaaatgtcattataagaatattatattttaatttacatagcctggattttataaatcatgaaaatgaatattgCGCCCGGTAATAGGGGGCCGTCCGGTACATGTATCCTTTACCCTATTTCCTCGGAAACCGACTGCGGCTCGGTTGCAGTTGACCGCGAACTATTGCAACGAAGATGAAAAACGAAATTGGCAggatatacatatgtaaattACCTCTGGACGCTCAGGATAGAAAACCTATGGAGTACTTTTCTCCCGCTTTCGAAATAGGTAAACCCGAAACATTTAGCCCTAGTCATCCAGAGAGAAATTTGTTTCGGCGGATCGGTGATCGAGATTACTCACCTTGGCAGGGGAAGGACCTCTGACCAGAGGAGGCGGCGCTCGATTCTTGGGACTCGCGCGAGGTTCTTCTTCCTGAGGTGCCGGCCCTGCCTGTTTAGCCAGGTTCCTTAGGGCGGCGGCAAAACTCCTGCTATTCTGCTGGCCACCTGGGCCAGGCCCAGGGGTATGGCCCTGAGGTAACACACCGGAACTGGGCCTGTGAGACTTGCTGATCGTGGTGGGCTGCGCTTTGGTGCTGGCAGGCTGCAGACCTGAAAAAGAGGTCGGGAGTTCAATGAGCTGTGCCCTCGCAAATTCGTCGCTAAATATCCCTCGACTACTGTTTTCCCCCCCGAAAAACTGTATCAAGTCGCGTCACTTTTCCTCAGGTCTAATCGAGCTTTCGCGTTCTTACGAGTTCGCGATATCGAAACTCATCGAATGGTTGTTTTAAAAACACTTCCACTAATTGCCCGCTCTTGATTATTCATGGAATACCAAGAGTACAAGGCTTTTTGCTGGCGAGATCAGAGGTCGCCTTACTATAAAAACATTACATGTTGTTGCATGCTAATTTTGACGCGCTGCATCGTTATGCAATTATTCCAATAGTCCGGGAAAGAGCAGAGTTCGCCTTGCACAAATGAATCGTTAGCAACAGCGTCGACGAGGAGAAAAAGAATGTCGCGCGAATGTAATTGCACGCCCGATCGTTTCTTATTGCGATAATTACTTGCCATCTGCGGCTTCAAATTGCaatgaaattattcgcaggCCCGTGTCGTAGTTTCCGTATTAATCGCGTCGACCATGCGTATAGTTATTAAACGTGTAATCGCTCTCGCAGCGTCATTTAATCCGTAGATCGATGATGTCGGGTGTGTCGGCTGGTTCAAACGACCCAGATAAAACGCGCGATTTAAACTCCTTATTTAAAACAAAGCCGATACTTGGACAAATGCAGCCGCCGACCTCTTTGATCCTGATTCTGCTGAAAGACTGCATAATTCGCGACGACGATAACCGCGAGGGAGGGCGTTGGTCGGGCGATAATGGTGTATCGTTCGAACGCCGACggacattaattattttctacgacTCCGCGCGAATATTAATTGCAGCATTTTAATCCGCTGCGCGAACGCGGCAACCGAACAATACGGTAATAACCCGAGCGATGGTCTGGGTAATTACAAATTAGTCGCGTGGATATTTTTCACACCCCCTCTTCGTCGCGATCGCGCGTCGGATGTCGCGACATCCGTCAGGGTAAGATGCCGCGTGGACGACGCGTTTCCCGGCCGATAAAGGGAAGAAGGGAAAGCTGTCTTTAATCTCGATGGCTGTTCGCGGCGTAGCGCGCGATAGGAATCCGGGATTCCGCGTGGAATCCTCTGAAAAGAGTGAACGGTTCTCGGAGGAACTTTCGAGTCGGAGCCGATCTTTATCGTAAAGATACCGAAACGCGAATCCGTTGTTCGCCGTCTGGGGCCCTTTTTCTCGCTCGCGCTCTTCTCTCTCTATCGGCCCTCCTCTTTTTATAAATCAAGAACGAGCTAGGAGGACACGTCGTCACCCGGGTGGTCCTTTGTCTGGGACGGTATGACGGTACTCTGCGGAGAGAGCGACGAGGCCGAACGGGGTCCTCTCCCCTCGCTCTTTCTCGCGAAAGAGCCCTCCGGTTAAAACGAGAAAAtaacagggagagagagagaggcggagagcgagagagaataCCCGATGGCTCTTCTCTCCGCGGTGATTCCGAGGATAGTTTTCACCCTCCATTCAATTCCTCGTCAGCAGAGCGCACACACCTTCGCTTCCTCTCGGCGGACACGCGACTAACCCCCCCTAGCTCACCCTCCGCCGCCCAGTCTCCCTTTCGCTTCTGCCCGTTTCACCCTCTCAAAAGCCTCGGCTTCGGAACGCGATTTCTTTTCATCCGTATCCCCATGCTCCTTTCTACGTCGTCGTCTTAATAACCTTTCTTTTCACCCATCGGTACCCTCCAGCCCTCCGCGACCCTCCGCCTTCATCGACTCGCGAGCAAGAACAAATAACCCGGGCAGAAGCGGAATCGGGGTATTACGATGATCGAAGCTGCGCTCAAAATCACTGCTGTCAAAGAGGCAAGCGTATCTTACCGTACTGCGTCTTCGACAACTCGCCAGCATTCCCCGCGGTAGCTGTTTAATCGTCCCGTCCCGTGGCGGGCCGAACATCGCGCGGAAATGGGTGTTCGATGAGACGCGACGCGGCACAAATGAGAGAAGAACCGTTTGGCACCTTACGGAGCAGCGAGGAAAAACATGCGTGGACGTTGCTCTTGAACGTAGACTAGGCGAGGGATGTCGGAGGGTTAGGAGGTTGCGGGGGCTTGGGGGGGGTAGGTGGAAGAGAGCAAAGGGAAAGCGACATTCGCCAACGCGAACGGCACAGCGAGGGTGGGTTGACTCGACGTCGGAAGCACAAGGATTCCAGCGAGTGGAAAGGGTGCAAAGGGTGTAGAGGGTGGTGTTAAGCGGCTTACAGTCTGTTACCATGGTAACGCCACACCACTAAGACAGGAAGAGCCTGAATCCAGGCTGCCACAGTCTCTGCGACCCTCCGTGTATACCCTATCCGCGATCCTCCTGCATCCTGCGGAAGAAGGAGGGAGAAAACAGCGCGCGCGATACGAGAGCGAGAAGCAACGACGGATAAAGAGGGAGGGATTACGCCACTAACTCTGTTTTTACACCAAAGTGTTTTCACCGAGATCTTTCTACGTGCACGGGGTGGCCTGTAATTCGCGCCACGTCCAACAAGACGCTGATTTCTTGCCCGCGAATAGCTTGGGAGCGTAGAACAAACATTTCCTCTTACAGTCCAGCTACGGATCCGCGCGCAATTTGTTCTACGCTCTTGATTTATTCCTCCCGGGGAAATCAGCTCCTCCGAGTGGTACCGCGAGTCACGAGACACCCCGTGTGTGCGCGCACTCAGCTGCCAGGCTCGCTCTAACGAATTTACGTCGCCCGCAGGAAAATCGAGAGGCTGAAAATTCCAGGCCCCCGCTATTTCATGTTCCCAGCCACTCGTGGTACGGACGGGTAATCGTTTAATTAACCGTTTCAAATTAACGGCTGATGATGAACCGTTTTACGCATTCCCTCCTCGCCACTCCAACCATTCCTCAGCAATCGTACAAGCAAGATTTTCCTCTCCCCAGCTTTGTCAGCGACTTTAGCGCGAATCGCGGAACGATTTATCCCACCGTTCCGGATAATTGGAAAGCAAAATTATCGGGTAAACACGTTACGATGTGAAAACCGTTCGGTGTTGAACGCGCTAAAATAATTCTCGAAGACAACGCGATGCGAGGCGGCGAGGCTCGGGCAGGGAATACTGAAATACAGGCGCCAGACAGTCGGCtgataaaaaaagaaagcagaGCGGAACACCGCGGCGGGAAAAGACCCTTTTCCTTTGGATCGTTCATAGTTTCTTCGGATAGAAGGCGGAGGTGAATACGCGATACCTTGCTTTTCCTGCCTCGGTCGGAAGACGATAAACAACAGGTGGGAACATTGTCGTTTTATCGCGCGGAAAAAAAAGGCGATACGCGAAGCCGAGGCGTATAAAGTGACGGAGGGAGACATCCGTTTTACAAGCGGGAGAACGAAATTCCGACTGGCAGACGTGCACACAGGGGCCGAACGAACGCCTTCTTTTTCCCTCGTTCATCCTGTTCCCGCGTGCCGAGACCTATCGATTTTCGCGTCGCGATAAACGAGTGCCGTTTCGGCGCGTGTATAAATCTCGACAGGCGGGCCAAGCAGGTAGTACGCAGGGTTGTCGCGACGCCAATCGTCGCTCAAATAATTCTTCCGCTCCGATACGTTCGGCTCGCTCGCTCCTTGGCCCGTTTACTTCGCTCGAATTACAATTTCCTTGCCGGGGAAACGTGCAAAGAGTGGACAACGGCGAAGGAAAAGCCGAAGAGTTTCCATCGATAGCGGGATAAAGCTCTCCTCGGCGGCAGGTGCTTACTGTTCTCGCATCATAGGCAAAGAAGAAATCGGACGCTGCATGATTTTGGGAAATcgagttaagggggtagtgggactattggatacgtaaaatcgttagtttctttgacgctaaattactttgataccaaacaatcgttatagtcggGCTTTTGATAATCTATTGTGAtcatgtttgcgag
This window contains:
- the Px gene encoding MAP7 domain-containing protein plexus, which produces MMESKLYVKNEPGLDGQSLTNPQPNPPSEESGGARVCFVCGTVGHGEQYWLKVKPSPGDAPNEPYFPFLESHEPPAGYRGEGVRGGAVKACSLCYALLLQQWESYEQDARPHSQRIYWLKRCDGGPFTGAEMALQGEYAAQVLGLTNDQAPQLRPENRPVGISPRLPPNSPSPRVEQTRPPSNSIAELPRPHSNTAETHRHLEQARLTMESPHQRLQSPHQRLQSPRQPVEDSRISNEAALDLRHAPRSSPAPQPTLPPQPQPIYSGGSSSSVGTDILDLSMPDKNSVTEVCYVCGDEFKRGSLSHIAAKPLPTPPHPSASPPPFFPSLMLHPRPSRSRPMDSAGRVQACSACQNHLLLQWKAYTRQGVPHGDRNYTLRKRQAPAMDTTTFICYTCALEYPSSSIRLLYCCPNPEKEAYYPFIYSLRPPAGASPISPQGMVQVCSICYKAIPQKQQVFGGENHEAQPSGQSVDFRQQGPSPRPAVAKSPANSAGSDIRFKPYDLNKSTVATNKQRSGTVKGPTPGQRNSPNNGPAENGTVALGQNYRCYICERLYPRNHMEWLSTSPEGMNSHAMHFPCLRGMARTSENACMDSHGRVLACSHCVNHLAQQWESMDAERVPLERRRYDIPSPHPNGDVNRSIATPPSSSSDRTFGSNPGTSSSSIYCFLCGLHSDLTLARVLYGRPQGRNAPFFPELLRHQSPPNAEQLREDGSALVCTFCYHSLLAQWRRYESLPTGQQVNAAERQYNTHDYCCYVCGITTYRKRVRALLVKDFPFLRYHRQPEKSLLLENGDFAVVCLDCYETLRTQSLEYERWGLPIEKREYNWIVQPPPPEDSPDAAIARLPSGERSEKVVPSTLTVRPARKNCSPKAPDKKVSTKVPEKEQGLQPASTKAQPTTISKSHRPSSGVLPQGHTPGPGPGGQQNSRSFAAALRNLAKQAGPAPQEEEPRASPKNRAPPPLVRGPSPAKERSTHERRPEEIPSLYTTARAADTSKHSVTAAASELLARSGFQPYRPEHHPAHAPPAFALDPAAYSPYHPGLYPPPHLQHAYRLEEQLYLERCGMLRPPLFPGLPSYPLYGLRYSPDMLPPASLGLMSPVMHERLKLEEEHRIRQAREQAALRDEEERRRAARNSAPAAPVPAPAPASADTAARKPTIAAQMHSDRERERERERERDRERERERERENRDRPSGSGSGSGTANNSNATISNNGNNSGGSGSNNHHQSRKEEQSSAPPSAPAPAPPPQPAATSDSAATANIYHSRLPAFPNPAAPIGPPPSLGSASICPVSSAAMPPPLASTLPPLNLGPPPAISSAPIGPPPIPSIASMSSLTPAVIGPPPPPPPLTMPLAPIISIPSLHLPPVPSTTIHSSQHTATIMSSATTVTTSIYHQQPPPQPQQQMQQSSQLPPSQQQQQHQQRNCNAAATPTTSCCSSSSGTITTHATHTLTAPNAVPSTMSSGVLNHMNLIHKSPPLAHGVHTSRNKDVMTVAPSTAAVASTTITTTTTAMSTSTAASTPATTQPAFVRPFEDSFRSSSKSQQRPIVNSHNHSITNQLGHPESPIKSPATTSTSQTIVGQMMPDNTTVDSSKTMSLHQSLSQPIPYPPPQQFHHPHIPVSHVPGLYKPPHFSSSTPHQHHSQTKINVPTLTTISGGGSGSGGGNGTNATNSNCSKQQSSHHASESNQTAAIASQRSENPPQSVAVNCVSGEKATGNASYNGGNLVAGNGNKVANHANSQHKSSTDAAVTKDVGKLNSCIEKMELPNHTKQAAAAANQNHLGKNSIQEKSATGHLSYEQAKAPPAFQPVNYNLAEKETKPEVDPKTQNEQNNVLSTLSFQPSFKFSINDIAQKPIDTTQLMQSIKSEEVLRTCQNVSNVLLQIPKYQEKLLNFSNELKTAFCFTDKCNNLTEISVKCEPAVLNVPDLSKALVKPDITNDKSFLVPENPKELTSSLDLAERRRKRKRERNASIACSSDSEGDDELKDVDLWITKGPPAKLQYSEKKLAFLAMFGLTTLSMRNEMELCKVEKRYKLNPDPPDMPMEPEPVIDSVLPIPREHPDVLLHAPDFQPKVGFLKTIGLDVMPPSRRDEAEVTWQYVLQDRRKRKSTNSVTAYCERIAKVYSKNPPPLPKPPQKMRLLDRVKVKHVPERPPPLPPLVPNIVSMCYPALPMPGENGMKQHCKVVDVKIVDDNGDENIGGKKERPKWTGIEEMMLAYREYSKDKALEKKVLTSETSKLVAHSNNLRSETMQLERRMYELLSARTALDSERQVLCEKIERINALVRNLR